TCAATATCTCTTTTAGAGTTTTAATCAAGTTTCTTTTGGcttgataaatattattgtaGATTGAATTCTAGCTTTCTATGTGTGAATCCTAAACCGCTATGATCTATTATGGAGTCTAAAAATCCGGTTAACAATAGAGCAAAAAATAGCAGTTTTAGATTTTATAATTGTTCTTAATGGTTAATAGTTTTATGATGTATGTCTACCAATAACTTACGCGTTTGAATAGATTAGCTTTCGGGAAGATTGCAGGTTATAAAACTTGAACCACCTTCTATCTCATCATTAAATTGCTTAATTTTTCGTGTTCCGCTTTTTTCCAGCTTTCGAGCAAGTCATCAAATGAccaaaaaaggaaaacgGTAAATAAAAGAATGTGTATCATACCATACGAATAGAATTTAAGACTTATCATGTGAGAACTCAATAGCAATGATAGGAATATTACGCTCAACTctcatatttcttttaggtaataaaatatttcttcataCCCAATTTTGATAACCAAACCGTTCCTTAGTTGTCCAATCCAAGCCGTGCTCAAAATAGTCTTCTTTAGTAACTCGTGCTTTTTTGTAGGCATCTGTATGAGCGAATTTAGCCATAGCTGTCCATCCGGTTAGCGATTTATCTCCTGATGATATTTTCGCCCTACAAACCCAATCAGTGGGCAATTGCCTTTGAAGTTCTGACACTAGTCTATCAGTGAAACCAGGCAAGTTAAAATTTCCTCCCATGCATACAATATTACTCGCCATCAAGGGTCTCAATAACTCAGGTAGCATGTAGATACTTTCTAAGACAGTCTCAATAATACCCGGCTTCAGTGATTGTGATATCTCTGGATGAAAAAATGCTTCAGGGACTGAAAAACGTTCGTCAGTTAGTGTCAATATCTGAGCGTTATCGGGAAGAGCTGTCTTGGGATCTCGTACATACCCTTGAAAACTTGTTTGAAAATCTGGTAAAACAAAATCGATCTTATTCTTGCCTTTTGCTTTAAATGCTTCAAAATAAGATACAGGGTCCACATATAGGCACTGttctttaatattatttactaAGATACTTTCATCCATCACATTGTAATGTCTGAATGATATTGTCTCTTTGAGTAGACCATTTAGAAATCTACCACCAACATCTAATTTCTTAACTGCCTTATAGTATGGTACACCCTTAACAATAGGTATCACCCATGTACAATTGAAACCTGAGTCTATCACCAAGCTGAAGTCGTTGTATTCCTTGCCagcttcaattttttcttcaatgtcGAGCTCCCCATGATCAGATTTTCCAGAGATggtttttatattctcaTTTGTAGTGTAAAAAGGGATATATGCAGCTGTTGGTGCTTTGTACAGAGAATCGACCTCgtattcttcaaataataCCTGATCCGTATTCTTACTCAGCTCAGGCAGTGTCATACAGGTCTCGGACAGCACCACATGCCTGTTCTCCAAGCTTTGCCAATCGATACCGAACTCATCTGGATTGTACAAACAGTAGTCCCAAATACAACTCTCCAACTCCCACGATGTCAACTGTCCCAACTCGTGCGGTCTCCGGAACACCACAGAAGAAATGTCCTTGATATTTTGGACCTGGTTAGAGAGATGCGTCACACCATATTTGTCCTTCGCCAGCGCATTCAGCGCCACTCGCGGCCGCACCTCGCTCGCCAAGCCAAACTTCACCTGATAGGAACCATTGTCTATCACTATCGCCTGATCTGCAGTCATAGCTTTTAGTTGTTGCTATTGGAAAGTTGCCGCTAAACTCAATATcagtcaaaaaaaaagtggtTCAAATACAGATATTAAAGAAGACTCGCACGCTAACCAGAAAAAAGCttgctgaagaagatagTACTTTATATTACTCTCCCACGCCTTTTAGCCGCCAAGATCAGCTAACCTGGGAGAAGAGAATATGATGTCGGCGGCAAACAATACCACTTCTGCTAAAGAATCACTGCACACATGCCAGATCTTCAACCAAAACGATTTCCTCAATTTGCCCAAGTAGAAACACAATGGAGAATTACCCGTACGAAGAAATAAAGTCATGATACCTTTTGTTCGTACACCGAGATACATATCCGTTGTTCACGATAAATATCTGAAAGGCGAATctgaaaaagaagaatgaGAACAATGTGATGTCTGGGTGTTTTTTTGGTTATATGTGCTTGCAACTAAGAGAGTTAAAGAGCCGGAACTTCTCACGTGGATTGCTTTCCAGGTGTGTTCATATTTGATGGGGAAGTTGTTGGCAATACAGGGCCAGCTACCCGCAAAAAACCATCTCAGTTCAAATATGTCTAACAGCcagagaaagaaataccATAAAAGTCACATGATTTCATTAAATATCATTGTCTACAAAATATAGAACATGTGATTTGATACGTATACTACGAGCATTGATCTCTTCCTTTTCGTGTCTCATCATATTATTGGTGTATTTACATAGTAAACACCGATGGGCCTCCCGCTATAATTGATCTGTGCCGATCTGTCGCTTACAAGAATCAATAGCGACTGTTCGATTATACACATAGATTGGCGGCATAACTGTGGACAGTTCTATTGCTGGAAGTGGTGCGACATATATTCGTGGATCAGAAATATTGCGGACTATATTAGCCGAAAGGTAACGGCTAAATTATTTTGAGTTTTATTGACAAAGGGAGGCCGATACTCACCGATTTTAATTAAAGTCAGATAATATACTATTAAGTGCAGGCAGACATTCAATACTATGTCTGATAGGCCCGTTAGCAAGAGGCAGAAAGTCACAGAGGAAGATGAGGAGGAAGATGTTATACATACGCCGAAAGCTGTTACGTTCGAGCAGAGTCCCAGGGCTATAACGCCGAGAAACTTACTGGGATCTGAAAACAGAAACGTCTTGCCCACTGGTGGATCACAAAACTTACAGATACCTAGCCTACTGCCGCCGGAATCACTGGGTTCAGCCCGGGGAAGAGATTTCAAGTCTTACTCGCAATCACCCCCAAGATCGCCTGGAAGATCTCCAACGAGGAGGCTGAAATTGATTGAACTATCACCAATTAAGAACTCAAGAGCAGAATTACAAAAACTATACGAAAGTAAAAAATTGGATGTCAAAAAGGAAAGGCTATTCATACATCAGTTGGTCTTGAATGATTTCAAATCATACGCTGGTAGGCAGGTCATAGGACCGTTTCATACCAGTTTTTCAGCTATTGTTGGACCTAACGGTTCAGGTAAATCTAATGTCATCGATTCTATGCTGTTTGTATTTGGTTTCAGAGCTAATAAGATGAGACAGGACAGGCTATCGGATCTGATACACAAATCTGAGACTTTTCCAGACTTGAAATCCTGTAGTGTGGAAGTGCATTTTAAATATGTGATAGATAAGGATGATGGCTCAACGACTATTGATGAAACGAAGGGTAATCTAGTCGTCACAAGAAAAGCATTCAAGAATAACGCTTCgaaatattttgtaaaCGGCAAAGAAAGTAATTATACAGAGGTAACTACTTtactaaaaaaagaagGTATTGATCTAGATCATAAAAGATTTTTAATTCTTCAAGGTgaagttgaaaatattgCTCAAATGAAAGCAAAAGCagagaaagagaatgaCGATGGACTCTTAGAATATTTGGAGGATATTATTGGTACATCAAAGTATAAGGAAAGCATCGAAAAACTAAGCATGGAAATAGAGTCCCTGAACGAAATCTGTGTTGAAAAAGAGAATAGATTCTCGATCGtagagagagaaaaaaattcattggAAAGCGGTAAAGAGGAAGCccttcaatttttgaataaagAGAAGGAATTGGTTTTAGAAAAGTCTAAATTGTATCAGTACAACCTAATGCAGGACAATAAAAAACTTGATGAtgtattaaataaaaaaacaaacgTACAACAAGAGCAAACGaaacaagaagatgaaTTTCGGAAAGCTAACTCCCACATCAGTGACATCACAGCATCTTTGAATGTTTTAAAAGCAGATTTAGAAAAGGTTCACACTGAGGAAGTCAATCTCTCAAAAACTAAGAGGACtttggaaaacaaaaaagtgGAGAACGAGCAGATAGTCAATAACCTAGATagtaaaagaaaagaatttgaagagCAAAGTAAAATTCTGcaagataaaataaatagtaCTGATCAAGAAATACAGACCATAATTGAGGAACAAAGTTCACTAGCAGAGGGGACTACAGTACTTTCCACAAATCTAGAtatagaaaaagaaaaactcGAAAATATAAAACTAAAATTGAGAGAAAAGACAGAACATTTGACTATTCAGATTGCAGAGTATGAAAAGGAACTTTCACCTTGGAATGAACAATCACAgcaattaaaaaaagagaTAAAAATTACAGAATCTGAACTTTCCataattgaagaaaatcgTAAAGGActagaaaatgatattgCTGGTCTAGAAAATGCCATATTGTCTCAAAAGAGAGACCTTGAGgttcaagaacaagaaattaaaaGTCTATTGGAACAAAAAACGAAAGTTATCCAGGAGAGAGAATTAGGCGAAAGGGAATGCAAAAATGCACAAGCTACCTTAGCTAACGTCAGGGAAAAAGTAGAAGCATTGAGACAAAAAGCAATCGAAATACGATCTACCTACTCTGcaacagaaaataataataaggTTCTTTCGGCATTATTAAGACTTCAAAAGTCAGGTAGACTTAATGGCTTTCATGGTCGTCTCGGAGATTTAGCAGTCATTGATCCAAAATACGATGTAGCTATTTCTACAGCTTGCCCAAGGTTAAATGatcttgttgttgataCGGTAGAATCAGGCCAACAATGTATTGAATACCtgagaaaaaataaattaggATATGCTCgttttattttgttggaTAAATTAAACACTTTTAACACTAACAGAATTGATACACCTGATCAAAGTCAGagattatttgatttaatAACTGTGAAGGAAAAAAGGTTCAACAATGCTTTTTATAGTGTTTTAAGGGACACTTTGGTTTGCCAAAATATGGAACAAGCTAATCGAGTTGCATACGGGAAGAAAAGGTATAGAGTAGTCACACTTGATGGTAATCTTATTGATCTCTCTGGTACAATGACAGGT
This window of the Nakaseomyces glabratus chromosome L, complete sequence genome carries:
- the ARP6 gene encoding Arp6p (CAGL0L12166g~Ortholog(s) have nucleosome binding activity, role in chromatin silencing at telomere, histone exchange and Swr1 complex, cytosol, nuclear chromosome, telomeric region, nuclear periphery localization), whose amino-acid sequence is MTADQAIVIDNGSYQVKFGLASEVRPRVALNALAKDKYGVTHLSNQVQNIKDISSVVFRRPHELGQLTSWELESCIWDYCLYNPDEFGIDWQSLENRHVVLSETCMTLPELSKNTDQVLFEEYEVDSLYKAPTAAYIPFYTTNENIKTISGKSDHGELDIEEKIEAGKEYNDFSLVIDSGFNCTWVIPIVKGVPYYKAVKKLDVGGRFLNGLLKETISFRHYNVMDESILVNNIKEQCLYVDPVSYFEAFKAKGKNKIDFVLPDFQTSFQGYVRDPKTALPDNAQILTLTDERFSVPEAFFHPEISQSLKPGIIETVLESIYMLPELLRPLMASNIVCMGGNFNLPGFTDRLVSELQRQLPTDWVCRAKISSGDKSLTGWTAMAKFAHTDAYKKARVTKEDYFEHGLDWTTKERFGYQNWV
- the SMC4 gene encoding condensin subunit SMC4 (CAGL0L12188g~Ortholog(s) have ATPase activity, DNA/DNA annealing activity, chromatin binding, double-stranded DNA binding, single-stranded DNA binding activity), with translation MSDRPVSKRQKVTEEDEEEDVIHTPKAVTFEQSPRAITPRNLLGSENRNVLPTGGSQNLQIPSLLPPESLGSARGRDFKSYSQSPPRSPGRSPTRRLKLIELSPIKNSRAELQKLYESKKLDVKKERLFIHQLVLNDFKSYAGRQVIGPFHTSFSAIVGPNGSGKSNVIDSMLFVFGFRANKMRQDRLSDLIHKSETFPDLKSCSVEVHFKYVIDKDDGSTTIDETKGNLVVTRKAFKNNASKYFVNGKESNYTEVTTLLKKEGIDLDHKRFLILQGEVENIAQMKAKAEKENDDGLLEYLEDIIGTSKYKESIEKLSMEIESLNEICVEKENRFSIVEREKNSLESGKEEALQFLNKEKELVLEKSKLYQYNLMQDNKKLDDVLNKKTNVQQEQTKQEDEFRKANSHISDITASLNVLKADLEKVHTEEVNLSKTKRTLENKKVENEQIVNNLDSKRKEFEEQSKILQDKINSTDQEIQTIIEEQSSLAEGTTVLSTNLDIEKEKLENIKLKLREKTEHLTIQIAEYEKELSPWNEQSQQLKKEIKITESELSIIEENRKGLENDIAGLENAILSQKRDLEVQEQEIKSLLEQKTKVIQERELGERECKNAQATLANVREKVEALRQKAIEIRSTYSATENNNKVLSALLRLQKSGRLNGFHGRLGDLAVIDPKYDVAISTACPRLNDLVVDTVESGQQCIEYLRKNKLGYARFILLDKLNTFNTNRIDTPDQSQRLFDLITVKEKRFNNAFYSVLRDTLVCQNMEQANRVAYGKKRYRVVTLDGNLIDLSGTMTGGGRNVSKGLMKLSKSSSKGSAFFSPEEVQAIENELNQKENQYKSALDAYHEMEEELRRLRDRAPEIDNLVSKKEMDIETAHNDINSNINVLEEKRKKLESMKNQNDPSITLLAKLKELKSKLDDIDVQTKSTKDKIKTIKDKIIELGGDELKNQSLLVTDITNKISENSRRLKKIKSNKLKKESLLKKFNKELTEANEELTNFSKNAENADIESKEIESKLLDIKESIENLKENEVKLEHEIEMKHNELESHQKVVSDYKSISLEYNNKLEKLEASEASLKKSIKRYNDLLSELTIRDVTQVLNTIMTEENASVDKSDPKLENTSAVINADDDGISAVSENQSFNHNDENDDIDSNKMEIDSQGGFINPGIPVLSASELAKVDPQEVELLITSLDDFITSSEANVDVLEEYALRFVEFNKRKNDLNSAVQSRDSVKDRLEGIKRKRYDEFMEGFKIISMTLKEMYQMITLGGNAELELVDSLDPFSEGVTFSVMPPKKSWRNISNLSGGEKTLSSLALVFALHKYKPTPLYVMDEIDAALDFRNVSIVANYIKERTKNAQFIVISLRNNMFELTKQLVGIYKHENMTKSAALVNEDLVGRA